ATTTTCGGTACGTACCCGAAATATCATGGAATTTATCCCAGTACAAGACATTGACTGGATAGAGGCTGCCGGAGACTATGTAGTATTACATGTCGCAAACCGGAGCCATTTGTTGCGGGAAACCATGGAACGCATGACCAGCCTTTTAGACCCCCAAAAATTTGTCCGGGTACATAGATCCAGCATCTTGGCCATCGAAAAAGTGAAAGCCATTCAACCACATTTTAATGGCGCTTATATTGCCGTATTAACAAACAACAAAAAAATCACCATCAGCCGTCGCTATTGGGGGCAGGTGGAACCCGTACTTAACCGGAAATCTTAGATGGCACGTTATCTCGTTTTTGGCGCCAGCGGTGGCATTGGTCAATCCGTGATTCGCTTATTGCACCAACAAGGGCATCAGTTGGTGGGAGTGGGCCGTGTACAGGAAAAATTACACCCCCTGCTCCATGAAAGAAATGTAGTGGGACTGGTGGCCGATGCCACGAAGCCAGAGGAAGTGGCCCACGTCGTTCAACAAGCGGAAGCCCAAATGGGAGGCTTGGATGGTGTGGTCAATTGTATCGGATCGCTTTTGCTGAAGCCAGCCCACCTTACTACACCTGAAGACTGGTATTTGACCCTTCGGCAAAATTTAGATACGTCATTCTTTATTTTGAAGACTGCTGCCCGCACCATGCTCCGTCAAGGGGGCGCCATTGTGCTCGTTTCCTCATCGGTTTCACAACATGGGCTACAAAATCACGAAGCCATTGCAGCGGCAAAAGCAGGGATCAATGGCTTGGTCCGCTCTGCTGCGGCCACCTATGCCAAACGGGGCGTGCGTGTCAATGCGGTGGCGCCCGGATTGGTTCGAACCCCCATGACACAACATCTCACGGCAACCGAAGCCGCAGAGAAAAGTTCTGCCGCCCTTCATGCGCTCGGACGAATCGGAGAACCCGATGATGTAGCCAAGGCGATCGTGTTTTTGTTGGATCACAACCAAAGTAGCTGGATTACGGGCCAAGTACTGGCGGTGGATGGAGGCTTGTCCTCTGTACGATCTGTTGCGTGAAGGCTTTACCGAAAAACCAAGAGGCCGGAAACTCTTTGGAAGTCCCGGCCTCTTGTATCTTGAGCCATGAAAAGTCTTTGTTGTGATCGCCAATATACGAAGATCAAAAGCACAATGCAAGCCCTTTTTTGGGCTTTCTATAAGCGACCCTACATAAAAAATAAAATCAGTAACTGCGCCGCCATAATCCGCAAAAACGTGGTAAACGGATAAACGGCAGCATACGTAACGGCGGGCGCATCGGTTCCGGTAGTTTCATTGGCAAAGGAAAGTGCGGGCGGATCGGTAGAGGCACCCGCGAGCAAGCCACACAACTCCATATAATTTAGCCGAAACACAAAGCGGGCAATTGGCGCAACCACCAGCAACGGGATCAAGGTAATCAGCGCTCCTAACAATAACCAGTACAGGCCATCCCCTCCAACAAGGGTTTCGACAAAACCAGTACCAGCAGAAAGGCCAACACTTGCCAAAAATAACACAATACCCAACTCACGCAACATGAGATTTGCACTTGGTTTTACATATGTATTAAAGGCGATATTACCACCATACCGACTGATTAGGATGGCTACTACCAGTGGACCACCTGCCAAACCCAGTTTAACCGGAACCGGCACACCAGGGATATTAAAAGGAATACTACCCAGTAGTACTCCTGCGGCTATACCCAAGAACAACGAAGCCACATTCGGGGTTCGGAGGCGTTTGGGTGAATTACCAAATTCCCGCGCCAACGCCTCGATGTGTACCTCATCCCCAATAACCGTCACGGTGTCCCCAAATTGCAGGTGCGTCCGTCCATCCGGAATAAATTCAATACCAGAGCGATACACGCGGGTAATGGTCACATTAAACCGATGGATTACATCTAATTCGGCCAAAGTTTTGGCATACGCTTCTTTCCGTGTAATGTTGATGCGTCGCGAAACCAAATCTTGTTGCGGCGTTTTGGAAAGATCCATTTTACTGTCCTCACCCACAACCATCCGGAGGCGGTCAAAGTCCTCACGATTGGCGACAATCAGCACCACATCATTTTCTTGAAGAATGGTTTCTCCGGTGGTTGGGGAAATTTTCCCGTTCTGATAAATCCGCGAAACGACCAAATTACTTTTTAGAATATCCCGAATGGCTTTCACGGGGCGCCCAAAGACCATAGGATTTTTGACGGTAAGGGTAATGGTACTGGGGGCGGGATTAATGGCCACCTGTTTTTTGTTGTGTAGCCGGGCTTCTGCCGGAATATTTACCTGAAGGATTCGTTTTAGAATGAGCATGGTGAGAACAATACCGAGTACGCCAAACGGATAGGCAAGGGCATATCCAGCAGCAACCGGGGCATTCGCTATTGCAGGATTCTGCGCCGCTAAATCGGCCAATGTCTGTTGGGCCGCTCCCAATCCGGGCGTATTGGTTACAGCACCCGACATAATGCCCACCAATGTGGCCATTGGCAGTTCGGTCATGTAGTGCAGGGCAATCACGAGCACACCCCCTACCCCTACAATCAGCGCAGCAAGTCCATTCAGTTTAAGTCCTTCTCGGCGAAGCGAGGCAAAAAAACCAGGCCCCACTTGCAGACCGATGGTGTAAACAAACAGAATAAGCCCAAGTTCTTTGGCAAAATGCAGGGCCTCATGGTTCACTTCAAAACCCAGAAAAGAAGCACCCAAGCCCACAAATAATACACAAGCAATCCCAAAAGATATCCCCCAGATCTTTATTTTCCCAAGCCCGACCCCAAGTGCTATTACTATGCTATAGACCAGCAAGGTATAGGCAATGGTGCTTTTGTCCGTCAGTAAATCAACCAACCAATTCATATAGTAGGAGGTCCAAATTAAATGGCAAATAGGGCGCTAATTTCCGGATATTCACCGAAGAGTGCAAGCGCTTAACCATGAAGATGTAAATACGAAAGGGCTTTTCGACAAGTGGTTTTGTAAAATTCTTTTGGCCTTTGGCCTTTATCTCTCTTTTGTTATATCCTTAAGGAACGAAATCCCCTTTCAAGCGGACCACAACATGGGGGTTGATGTGCTGTATCTCGCGAATAAATCCAGCCTTGTCTTTCGGAGAAATAAGCACCCTGCCATGATGGCCGTACCGGACCTC
The sequence above is drawn from the Bacteroidetes Order II. bacterium genome and encodes:
- a CDS encoding SDR family oxidoreductase is translated as MARYLVFGASGGIGQSVIRLLHQQGHQLVGVGRVQEKLHPLLHERNVVGLVADATKPEEVAHVVQQAEAQMGGLDGVVNCIGSLLLKPAHLTTPEDWYLTLRQNLDTSFFILKTAARTMLRQGGAIVLVSSSVSQHGLQNHEAIAAAKAGINGLVRSAAATYAKRGVRVNAVAPGLVRTPMTQHLTATEAAEKSSAALHALGRIGEPDDVAKAIVFLLDHNQSSWITGQVLAVDGGLSSVRSVA
- a CDS encoding putative transporter; translated protein: MNWLVDLLTDKSTIAYTLLVYSIVIALGVGLGKIKIWGISFGIACVLFVGLGASFLGFEVNHEALHFAKELGLILFVYTIGLQVGPGFFASLRREGLKLNGLAALIVGVGGVLVIALHYMTELPMATLVGIMSGAVTNTPGLGAAQQTLADLAAQNPAIANAPVAAGYALAYPFGVLGIVLTMLILKRILQVNIPAEARLHNKKQVAINPAPSTITLTVKNPMVFGRPVKAIRDILKSNLVVSRIYQNGKISPTTGETILQENDVVLIVANREDFDRLRMVVGEDSKMDLSKTPQQDLVSRRINITRKEAYAKTLAELDVIHRFNVTITRVYRSGIEFIPDGRTHLQFGDTVTVIGDEVHIEALAREFGNSPKRLRTPNVASLFLGIAAGVLLGSIPFNIPGVPVPVKLGLAGGPLVVAILISRYGGNIAFNTYVKPSANLMLRELGIVLFLASVGLSAGTGFVETLVGGDGLYWLLLGALITLIPLLVVAPIARFVFRLNYMELCGLLAGASTDPPALSFANETTGTDAPAVTYAAVYPFTTFLRIMAAQLLILFFM